Part of the Cydia pomonella isolate Wapato2018A chromosome 5, ilCydPomo1, whole genome shotgun sequence genome is shown below.
TCCTGGGGTAAACTTCACACATTGCCAAAGAAAAGTGACAACTTTTCTGATTTTcaagtaagtaaaataataatagctaTTTAGGTATATTGTTTTGCGCCTTTATTTATcagaatataattattgtataggATGCAGGTACCCGATAGATTATACTAATCTGTATCATACTGTATGtaatagtaatttttttgtttggtaCTGTTTTAGATGCAGAGATTACTAAAGAGAAGAAAAGTACAAGAATGTATAGAAGAAACAGAAAAAGAAATGGGAGATGTTGGAATGTCAATGAATGAATTGGAATCATTGCTGAATGAAGAAGGCATTGACACTAAGATAGAAAGCTTACCCACTCGACGCATCGCGTCTAATAATAACACTAGGTATTTACTCATTAATAATGTCAGAGAAGCTTTGGCAAAAGCCAAAGAAAAGAAAGAGGCAGGAAATAAACCACAGACAAGCACAGATAAATCTCTACCCACAGGAAAGCCAAGTAAACATGATGAATTGGAAGATGATCTGCAAAAGGCCATTCAAATGTCTTTAGAATGTTCTGATGAACCTAACACAAGTGGCTGTCAATCTAAGACTGATGACTCTTGGACCTCAGTTTTGACAGACACAGATTACTCAGATATGAGTGATTCTGAAGATGAACTAGAACAGCCAGATATGTCCACCGCAAAAGCGTACATTATGCAGTATAGTGATTACACACATAAGGCCATTGAAAAAATCGTTACTCATCGATCGAAAAGTGGAAAAACGAAATCAAAGGCCCCAGAAGTAAAccaaatattaaaagaaattaatagTGAAAAGTCAATAATTGCTGATAATGTAGAACTATCTTCTAGTGATGAAGAATCGCGACCAGAGATAATTCATTCTGACGCAGATATTTCAGTTGCAGATAAAAAGACTATTGAGGTTGAGAAGCAGATAGAAGATACACAGGATGAAACAGATGAGTATGTAGAATCTACTCAAGCGTCAGTTATGTTAATTGAAAATACTGAACCGGATGTTATATCTCTAGACTCTGATGTGGGTGAGCCTATTGAAGAAAAGCAAACAATGAATGAAACAGACATAAGTTTTATAGTTAGTGATTTAGAGTCTAGTGGTGTAGGCGAATTAGGAGAAGTACCTGAATTATTAAAAGAAACAGTGAATATCATGAAAGAAAGTATTAATGCTAAGGATCTAGAGTCTAATGATACCGATGATGAATTTGAAAAAGTACCTGAAGTAATGAAAGAAAGTGTTAATGCGAAGGACCTAGAGTCTAGTGATACCGATGATGAGTTTGAAGAAATGCCTGGTGTAATTAAAGAAACGGTTAATACCATGAAAGAAAGTGTTAATGGTAAGGATCAAGAGTCTAGTGATACCGATGATGAGTTTGAAGAAGTACCTGAAGTAGAAGATAAGTCACGCAAACCTGTCGTAGAACTTACGCTAAATGTGGATGATATTCCAAATGATGAAGATGATATTTTTGCAGATGTTTTTTCACCCATTATTAATTCCAATAGAATCAAAGAAAACATCGCAAAACCTGTAAGCaatacttttgaaaatattGGCCCGAAGAAAGAACCAACtgacaatacaaataaaatccaaCATAGACTAATATCAGATGGTACCGCTCTACAAAACAAAGAGATGGAATATGTAAAGTATGAAAAACAAGATTTATCtacagatgatgatgatgaattacTGAAAGCCATACAAATGTCATTAGAATGTGTTCAGGAACCTAATACAAACACAAAAGTAATAAAAGAATCATCAGCCAGTGCTCAACCACATAAACAAAAAGGTAATGATGTCAGCATGGCTGAAAATCCGGATTTTAAAGAGCATTTAATCAAGGATCATGTTTGTACAGAAAATGAAAAATCTGTATCTAATCCTGTCTCTGAAACAATAACAGTAGAATCAGACTCGGTTATGCAACCAGAAAAACATGAAGATGATAGTGTAGTCAACATTGAAAGTATTTCCAAAGACGACACTATGGCCACTAACGATAAGGAATCTAACAAAGACCTTGTTAATAAACCTCAGCCAAAAGAACCTTTAACTGCTGAACAACTGAACTCAATGGTAGAAGTGATTCGAAGTGAGGAACAAGATTTGATCCAAGAAAAAGGCAGACTGGATCGTATAGGTAGGAATATTACCGAACAAATGACAAAAGAGGCCCAAGAATTATTGCAAATATTCGGTATTCCGTACATTGTTGCACCAATGGAAGCCGAAGCACAGTGTGCATTTCTAGAAAGTGTCAAATTAACAGATGGCACTATTACCGACGATAGTGATATTTGGCTATTTGGAGGTCAGACAGTTTATAAGAATTTCTTTAATCAAAAGAAACACGTCTTGCAGTATGTCTCAGAACGGATCGAAAAATCTTTCAGTAAGTATAAAACGGTAAATTCATCCAAGCTGTAAATAACGCTCGCACATGCCGCAAGACTAGTATCGCAAAGGAAGATGCTGTCGCTACGAAAGTTTTCGATCATTATATCTTTATCTTAGGTGCCTAGTGACATCATATGATGTTGGTAAAAAACCGCATAATATAGTCggtataaaatatacctatacataagtcggtaaaaaataatgtttgataTTGCAGATCTAAACCGAGAGCAGTTGATATTGCTGGCGCTCTTGGTCGGGAGTGACTATACAACAGGTGTGGCTGGCGTTGGCCCAGTCACAGCCATGGAAATTCTAGCCTCCTTCCCTTTCAACAAAAAGCAAGTATTAGCAGAAACTTCC
Proteins encoded:
- the LOC133518042 gene encoding DNA excision repair protein ERCC-5 — its product is MGVTGLWRLVEPAGKPVPVETLENKVLAVDISIWLHQVVKGYQDAKGAPLPNAHLIGLFQRLCKLLYFRIKPIFVFDGAFPELKKETIAKRQDSKNRYHSESERLKRELAILLSKKTAIGSLLGKQISPNKKPNPVNKDQDDMFKLPALPQNKESESESSDDEDTSSGSIVDLHSVDLQSDSFKNLPTKEKYDLLIELKETRKMNSWGKLHTLPKKSDNFSDFQMQRLLKRRKVQECIEETEKEMGDVGMSMNELESLLNEEGIDTKIESLPTRRIASNNNTRYLLINNVREALAKAKEKKEAGNKPQTSTDKSLPTGKPSKHDELEDDLQKAIQMSLECSDEPNTSGCQSKTDDSWTSVLTDTDYSDMSDSEDELEQPDMSTAKAYIMQYSDYTHKAIEKIVTHRSKSGKTKSKAPEVNQILKEINSEKSIIADNVELSSSDEESRPEIIHSDADISVADKKTIEVEKQIEDTQDETDEYVESTQASVMLIENTEPDVISLDSDVGEPIEEKQTMNETDISFIVSDLESSGVGELGEVPELLKETVNIMKESINAKDLESNDTDDEFEKVPEVMKESVNAKDLESSDTDDEFEEMPGVIKETVNTMKESVNGKDQESSDTDDEFEEVPEVEDKSRKPVVELTLNVDDIPNDEDDIFADVFSPIINSNRIKENIAKPVSNTFENIGPKKEPTDNTNKIQHRLISDGTALQNKEMEYVKYEKQDLSTDDDDELLKAIQMSLECVQEPNTNTKVIKESSASAQPHKQKGNDVSMAENPDFKEHLIKDHVCTENEKSVSNPVSETITVESDSVMQPEKHEDDSVVNIESISKDDTMATNDKESNKDLVNKPQPKEPLTAEQLNSMVEVIRSEEQDLIQEKGRLDRIGRNITEQMTKEAQELLQIFGIPYIVAPMEAEAQCAFLESVKLTDGTITDDSDIWLFGGQTVYKNFFNQKKHVLQYVSERIEKSFNLNREQLILLALLVGSDYTTGVAGVGPVTAMEILASFPFNKKQVLAETSKQVRYAKLLDGLKEFKLWVKAEKRTDNTSLKKKLRNVTLSEDFPSIRVVQAYMEPNVEKSEDKFTWGELDITVLRDYAKSKFGWSQQKFDEIIKPVLARMKDRKNQKTVHDYFKRRIEFQTLEDQMSKRVKAAVLKMGPEGQTAEANLTEGETVKTTKKRKKCARTSTDNEAGPSKPKQKKKQVEDSKPVVKVVEVKDGKTGIEINVPKTDRYQEIIPQREKDKQHLLENKMKAIEIFRKTTIDRKQKPKKRKPILPKDKADLSESSSSD